The Apium graveolens cultivar Ventura chromosome 10, ASM990537v1, whole genome shotgun sequence nucleotide sequence gagatatcacattcctctccaaggattcaggctttcgatgaggaagaaaatgaggaagggcagaggttagccctggatttaatcgatgaagtgcgagataaggcacatgcaaagatagtagaatatcagaaaaaggcttcattctactacaacctaagggttaaagaaaggttttttaaacaaggcgatctagtcttgaggaagatagaagcatctggtgtaggacaaaaagggaagcttgccccgaattgggaagggccatacagagtcaagagtgttcaaggtagaggaacctacaagctagagactatggatggttttgaagtcccgagaacttggcatgcacaaaacctgaaggtttactatgtgtagggcagccggatatgattctcactcgtcaggatggcgagtaggttgaaaagcaccttgaagctttgcttgcttaggatttatatgttttagtttcattacgaagtttattattacttgtgtaagggacgaatcccagacaattttacgaaattcatgagttcttcaaagtatgtttgtggcctaataaataaaaatcaaatgcatggatgcaagcatagaaggtgataaatgaaataaatctgatagatattacaaaagttcgataaataaagtctcgaaaataggataaaaaaaacaacaagccacgcagggctgaaaaagctctaaggagctgaagtaccctcggcatccatatcatcgtcctctccgctctcgctggatgtctctgtcgtctcggaggaggaggaagagctgtcgtcaTCAGCAGGTCTgaaagaagactcgggaggaggaaggagtggatcctgaggaacatgacccgagacaactactcgggtacgaaacctctgcagcaaagcctcgtcatcagggcagacatagtccgccgggttaatatcaggaccaGCCTCGTTCACgatcccaagggccgtgtcccaaccagtcctaaaaaacccgggaaagactgaatcatccctaatcctcatggattggacaaattcctccgagtccagatagttgtctatagctttatccttctccgcccgaagtaccaccagctcggcgttagactctccgagttcttcctccttgcgcttgagcttcttctccagggtagcatacttcttctgttgcctcctgagggcattatccgccttatcagaagcccgcttccatgactcagcttgcctcacagcgccttgaaagtaggcgttagactgaaacaaagcaattaacaaagtataaggcaagaaaatgctataagaacgaaagataagttcaaaaaagagaaggcataccgaagctagagactgagctcccatgagcttaatcctctcaagatcaggggtggccaccacatcagtaaagtccatgggagtcacgctatggtaggaccaatcccatgcatgcttcgtggatccaaccacggtgtcccctcggcgaaatccccagagaggctggaaggcgcctgtagcagcagcagcagtaggggcagcagtagtgataggagcactatggcccccaactccttcagttgaagcctcccctataggctctttgtgctttTTCAAAAAgctaggctccgtggcctttccccgggtgtctaggcctgcgagccgagctttcttcatcctagctgtctcctcaaccagaggaacattgtcctcgttaatctccttagcagctgaaacaaagcaaaggacaaaataagtgatttaataatgcatgaaatgaaataaagttgagaagggaagaaaaataccctgttgagaaacagaggatagtcccacatgaatcagggaaaactcctctaagagagtccagctggtggtagtgccatcatcctgagtaagcccattataaataatagtttcttcaggagttaagtgaatggatttgaggctaccatcactgaccttcccgaaggaagatcgaaaaagtgtgccccagtcaccattctcccaacgtaacccaacgaaactattcctccaattttgattattatcaggaatagaggcgttgttaaagatatgtttgcttttgggcctttgcttgacatagacccaaccacagatactggaagaactattataacactgaaagaccttcctaaaaacagctacagaaagaggaaagccctccctaagacagcagaccataaaacatagaatgttcctccaggcgtttggaggaagctgacacgggttgatttgtaaatcagccaaaagatgaggaataaaaggatggaaaggaaacctaagcccagcattaagggcatctgtgtaaatgaagagagtgtcgggtctccagtggcaagtacggtcaccaccagagactggaactaatctaagaggaggaaggacgttataacgagcatttagtttattgaaatctatgttgtgccaagtattacaatgattaaaagagtcgagatgtgtagtggagggatattcatcccccctagtgttaatcatatcaattaaagacatgtacgaagaacggatctcgatatccttacctcgttttgaagccgaggctatcttggccgccctctcggaactcttatCAGCCATTTAGTAAAGCTGGAAAAGGCTTGGAGAGCTaaaggaggggatttgagagaggagaaggTTAGAAGGTTTGAGATGAAAGGAAGAGTGAAGAGTCAAGAGTGTGAAGTGAATGCACACTccccccacctatatataggCACCTGAAAGCTAAATTGGGCCtcaaaaagcccatttgggcccaaaaatggaagaatctggaatgttccagattattttagaaaaatcttagaaaattatggaaaaatctgGAATGATATAAGAAATTCCAGAATGTTCTGGAAGTCAGGCTTAAGAGTCCAAGCCCAACCCAAGTTTGAATGGGCTTTGGATATTAAAGCATGATAAAAAATATATAGAGAAGGCCCAGTCCAAGAAAGCCCAGAAAGAGGGCCCAATTAGTTGACAAACAAAGCCCAGATTTAAGAAATGGGCCCTGGATGAAGACCCATTAAGAGGGTGGCCCAagaaatccaggcccaaatcaaGGACCCAAAAGAGTCCAGCCCAGACGCATGGCCCAACTTCAAGGTAAAAAGATATAAAAATAATTGTTCCTGACCCATTCGACCAGAAAACGTGAGGAAATCTTGGTCGAATAACTTGAGGTCAAAACCCTGTCGATCAAGGCTGAAAACTAAGCATAAATCGACCAGAATTTAaactcattcgactagaaatcaaatgaaaatcctggtcgaaacaatcctgctcgaaattgcttcgaccaaggcaagaaagatggctaattcggtcaaaaaacatgaaatcctgaccgaaatgaaatcctggtcgaaaaattctgctcgaaatataaaaaaaacaaaaaaaaaacaaaaagagggaaaaatcctggccgaaattcgaccaggattcctgatcaaAACCATCCTACCCGaaatcctgtcgaccagggcaatatgaaggttaattcgaccaggatcctggtcgaatggattcctggtcgaaatctgtataaagaaaaaaaaagagagaaaatgaagaaaaaagaagaaaaagggagggaaaaattcctggaaaattacagaaaaataaggaaattccttaaataatttctgaaaaatactaatattttcaggaataaggaataaatccagaaaataaaggataaatcccagaaaattagggaaaaatccagaaattaaggataaatcccagaaaattagggaaaatccagaaattaaggataaatcccagaaaattagggaaaaatccagaaattaaggataaatcccaggaaattagggaaaaatccagaaattaaggataaatcctagaaaattaaggataaatcccaggaaattaaggataaatccagaaaattagggaaaaatccagaaattaaggataaatcccaggaaattagggaaaaatccagaaaattagggaaaaatccagaaaattaggggaaaatccagaaaattagggaaaaatccagaaaattagggaaaaatccagaaaattagggaaaatcccagaaaattagggaaaaattcctggaaattaagataattcctgaataaaaggaagattcattgtaaatgtgtaggtcgctccacactttacgcaaaaacgaaaccctgtaagggaacgaatagatttaacttctgcgaaacctaatcaatgtttcccaaaagttggggggcaaatgatagggataaataaattatgatagtataattaaatactgcaaggtatgggctgctaggcccaataaaaagatatatgatactcagaccggaaaggttaagcctgatggacc carries:
- the LOC141690592 gene encoding uncharacterized protein LOC141690592, whose amino-acid sequence is MGFLRPNLAFSFVGLRWENGDWGTLFRSSFGKVSDGSLKSIHLTPEETIIYNGLTQDDGTTTSWTLLEEFSLIHVGLSSVSQQAAKEINEDNVPLVEETARMKKARLAGLDTRGKATEPSFLKKHKEPIGEASTEGVGGHSAPITTAAPTAAAATGAFQPLWGFRRGDTVVGSTKHAWDCHPYALYLHLPQPDSYSCIGGAAKKKTPFDVVLQIPNSNYTSSTPRRSRHGVGRSLPTHRSYHLALNGGALHLWVSVPLDSLSSANS